A genomic segment from Vicinamibacterales bacterium encodes:
- the tsf gene encoding translation elongation factor Ts, with protein sequence MSISATDVKVLRDKTGVGFMECKAALTEAQGDTEQAMTILRKRGLAKAAKRAGRSTDQGVVGSYIHTGGKIGVLIEVNCETDFVARTEDFQQLVKELAMHVAAANPLYVRREDVPAKTIEQEKGIFQSQLEDKGKPPHVVEKILEGKLENYYSEIVLIDQPSIRDPKTTVGQLVTSAIAKMGENVTISRFARFKIGEEQA encoded by the coding sequence ATGAGTATCTCAGCCACAGACGTTAAGGTTCTACGCGATAAGACCGGAGTGGGCTTTATGGAATGCAAGGCGGCCCTTACCGAAGCTCAGGGTGACACCGAACAAGCGATGACCATCCTACGAAAACGTGGGCTCGCTAAGGCCGCTAAGCGCGCTGGCCGTTCAACCGATCAGGGCGTTGTAGGAAGTTACATCCATACAGGCGGTAAAATCGGCGTGCTCATTGAGGTAAACTGCGAGACCGATTTCGTCGCAAGAACGGAGGACTTTCAGCAGCTCGTAAAGGAGCTAGCTATGCATGTGGCTGCGGCTAACCCACTTTATGTTCGGCGAGAGGACGTGCCCGCCAAAACGATTGAACAGGAAAAAGGAATCTTTCAATCTCAACTAGAAGACAAGGGCAAGCCGCCTCATGTGGTCGAAAAGATTCTAGAAGGCAAGCTTGAAAACTATTACTCAGAAATTGTATTGATCGACCAACCATCAATTCGTGATCCAAAAACAACGGTTGGCCAGCTTGTTACGTCTGCGATCGCAAAAATGGGCGAGAACGTCACGATCTCACGTTTCGCAAGATTTAAGATCGGCGAGGAACAAGCCTGA
- the pyrH gene encoding UMP kinase, translating into MPSPAYQRVILKLSGEALLGPESFGIDPNVTTQIAEEIAAVHRLGVEVAIVIGGGNIFRGLAATARGMDRGTADYMGMLATVINALALQDALEQIQVVTRVVTAVEMRAVAEPFIRRRAIRHLEKRRVVVFAAGTGNPYFTTDTAAALRAMEIRADVILKGTKVDGIYTADPLKDPEATRFDSISYIEVLEQGLKVMDATAISLCMDNSLPIVVFNIQQPGNLMRAIMGESVGSLVKV; encoded by the coding sequence ATGCCCTCACCAGCATACCAGCGTGTCATCCTCAAGCTTTCTGGAGAAGCCCTCCTTGGACCTGAGTCCTTCGGAATTGATCCGAACGTAACCACACAGATCGCTGAAGAAATTGCCGCGGTGCACCGGCTCGGCGTCGAAGTGGCCATCGTCATTGGTGGCGGAAACATTTTTCGCGGACTTGCTGCGACTGCCCGTGGAATGGACCGGGGCACTGCCGACTATATGGGCATGCTGGCAACGGTCATTAATGCCCTTGCGCTACAGGACGCTCTTGAACAAATTCAGGTGGTGACCAGGGTCGTTACCGCCGTAGAGATGCGCGCAGTCGCCGAGCCATTTATTCGTCGTCGAGCTATCCGCCATTTAGAGAAAAGGCGTGTCGTCGTCTTCGCCGCCGGTACTGGTAATCCATACTTCACAACGGACACGGCAGCTGCGCTCCGTGCAATGGAGATCAGAGCCGATGTCATTCTTAAGGGTACCAAAGTTGATGGGATTTACACCGCTGATCCACTAAAGGATCCTGAAGCGACACGTTTTGATTCAATTTCTTACATAGAGGTCCTCGAACAGGGCTTAAAGGTCATGGATGCTACTGCTATTTCGCTCTGCATGGATAATAGTCTGCCGATCGTCGTTTTCAACATCCAGCAACCCGGTAACCTAATGCGTGCCATTATGGGCGAGTCGGTTGGATCGCTAGTGAAGGTCTGA
- the frr gene encoding ribosome recycling factor, producing MDVNNLKELYAEVDKRMNSLIEHARRELSGVRTGRASITILDGVHVDAYGASVPLNQVASLSVPEPMLIAVQPFDPSLSGAIEKAIQAANLGLNPNNDGKMIRIPIPPLTDERRKELSKVVHKLAEESRNGVRQARRDANDQLKKMLKNKNVSEDEERRALEHVQELTNEHVKSIDDVQEKKDDELLNR from the coding sequence ATGGATGTCAATAATCTGAAAGAGCTCTATGCTGAAGTCGATAAGCGAATGAATAGTCTGATCGAGCACGCCCGTCGAGAGCTCTCAGGCGTGCGCACAGGACGTGCCTCGATCACGATTCTTGACGGCGTGCACGTTGATGCGTACGGCGCGTCAGTACCACTCAACCAGGTGGCCAGCTTGTCCGTTCCCGAGCCGATGCTTATCGCAGTGCAGCCATTTGATCCCTCCTTGAGCGGTGCAATTGAAAAAGCTATCCAAGCAGCCAATCTAGGCCTCAACCCGAATAACGATGGAAAGATGATCCGAATTCCGATTCCGCCCCTAACCGATGAACGCCGTAAAGAGTTGTCGAAGGTTGTCCACAAACTTGCCGAGGAAAGTCGAAACGGTGTACGCCAGGCACGGCGCGACGCGAACGACCAACTCAAGAAAATGCTCAAGAATAAGAACGTCTCTGAAGACGAAGAACGTCGTGCCTTAGAGCATGTTCAAGAACTAACCAATGAACATGTGAAAAGTATTGATGATGTTCAAGAGAAGAAAGACGACGAACTCCTAAACCGTTAG